The Candidatus Baltobacteraceae bacterium region CGCGAAGTGCTCGACGCGCCGGCCTTTATGGAGCGCGTGCGGGCCTGGGCATTCGAACCGGCGCGTCTGGAGCGTATCGCGCGCCTCGCGCAGCCCCGCATCGAACGCTTGAGCGATCTCGGGCCGCTGCTCGCGTTCTTTTTCGCGGGCCGCGTTGCCATTACGGCGCAGGATCTGCGCGGCGGCAAACTCGACGATGCAGCGCTGCGTCAGGCGTTCCAACTCGCGATGTGGGAATTCGATGCGCTGCGCGTTTGGGATCTCGCCGGAATCGAGGCGGTGCTCAAGCGCGTTGCCGAAACGCTCGAACGAAAGTTTCGCGACGTCGCGCGCCCGTTCTACGTTGCGATCACCGGCAGCCCCACTTCGGTGCCGCTCTACGATGCGATCGAGATGCTCGGCCGCGACCTCGTGCGCGAGCGCCTGCGTTTCGCGTTGGAATTGCTCGGCGGCGCGAGCGCGGCCGAGCAGAAAGCGTGGAAGCAGTTGACCGCGGCCGGCGTAGGAGAGAACCAAGCATGAGCGTTCGAGCGATCGTCCTAGCGGCGGGCAAAGGTACGCGCATGAAGAGCGCGATGCCCAAAGTGCTGCACGATCTGTGCGGCCGTCCGTTGCTTTGGCACGTCTTGGCCTCGCTGCGGCGCGCCGGCGTCGACGAGATCGTGGTGGTCAGCAACCCCGAACTCGATCCACTGCTCGCGGATTTCGGCGTAGCGAGCATCGTTCAGCAAGAGCAGCTCGGAACCGGGCATGCCGTGCAAGTGGCGCTGCGGCAATTGGAAGCGCGCGAGGGCGGACGCGTGATCGTCGCCTACGGCGACATGCCGCTCGTCGACGACGGAATCTTCGAGGAGATCCTGGGCGCGCTTGCGGGTAACGGCGCGGGGGGCGCGGCGCTCGCAATCGTCACCGCGACGATGCCGCTACCCTCGAACTTCGGGCGCGTGATCCGCAGCGGCGACGGCGTCGAGCGCATCGTCGAAGTCAAAGACGCAACTCCCGCCGAACTCGCCGTCGACGAAATGAACGCCGGCATCTACGCGTTCGAAGAATCGGCGCTGCGCGCGGGCATCGCGCACCTGCGCAACGACAACGCGCAAAAAGAATACTACCTCACCGACATGGTGGAGATGTTCGCCCAAGACGGAAAACGAGTCGTGCCGATAAAATCGAACGATCACCTCCACGTACTCGGTATCAATGACCGCGTCGAACTCGCGATCGCCCGCAAAGAACTCAACGCGCGGCTCTGCGCGCGGTACATGCGCGACGGCGCGACCATCGTCGATCCGGAGACGACCTATCTCGAACCGGAACTCACCATCGGACGCGATACGATCGTCTATCCGAACACGACGATCGGGCGACTCTCGGAGATCGGCGAACGCTGCGTGATCGGGCCTAACGCGCGCCTCTCGAACGCCCGGCTCGGCGACGACGTGAGCGTACGCGAGAGCGTCGTGATCGACAGCACCGTCGGAAACCACGTCCGGATCGGGCCTTTCGCGCATCTGCGCGGCAACACCGAGCTAGCGGCGGACGTGCACGTCGGCAATTTCGTCGAGGTAAAGAACTCGCGCCTCGCGCGCGGCGTCAAAGCCGGACACCTAACCTATCTTGGCGATGCGACGATCGGCGCGCGCAGCAACATCGGCGCCGGCACCATCACGTGCAACTACGACGGCACCACCAAGCACCCCACGACGATCGGCGAGAACGTGTTCATCGGCTCCAACACGTCGCTGGTAGCGCCGGTGACGATCGGCGACGGCGCGCTGACTGGTGCGTCGGCCGTGGTAATCAAAGACGTCGCCGCCGGCGAACGCGTCGCGGGTAATCCCGCCCGTCCGCTGCCGAAAAAACCGGCCGGCTAAAAGCGCAACGGGTGCCGCATGTTGCAATGCGGCACCCGTTGCGTCGCCCGGGGAGAGCTATTTTCCGATCGTCGCGTTGGTTGCGCTGACGTCGAAAGTGCCGAGACCCGTGGTGTAGTCGAAGCCCGGCAGCGCGCTATACGCGCCGTTGCCGCCCGTGAGAATATCGTGGAAACCGCCGTAAGCGCGGGTAGGCGGCGGTCCGGCCACCGGCGCACCGGGCGTCGCTTGCGAATAGATCTTGTAGAAGGCGGGCGATCCCAAGCCCAGAGCGTTGTCATGCGCGCTTTGCAGTCTCGCATAGACGCCCGCCGCGAGCGGCGAGGAGAGGCTGGTGCCGCCGATGACCGTGAGCGCACCGCCCACGTAAACGTCGGCGCCGGTGTTCGGATCCGCGTCCATCGCGATGTCCGGCAAACCGCGTAGGCTGACCGGCGCGCCGGCCGCGCTCGGATTGCTCGGCTGTACGCCTTGCTGCCAGTACGGCGAGTACTCGAACTGACTAACGCCGCCGCCGCCGGCGTTCCACGCGAGCTCGCCTTCGTAGCTTGCATCCGCGTTGCTCAGCAGCGTCGTGCCGCCAACCGCCACCACGTATGGTGACGCTGCCGGATATTCGACTAGCGGCGCGCCGGCGGGAACGCCGTTGGGCGTTCCGACCGAACAAAACGATCCGGTATCGCCGCTCGAGGCAAACATCGTCTGGCCTTGCGCCGCGCCTTGTAGCAGGATCTCGTCGTCGACGAGCATCGAGCCGTCGAGATACGGCCCGAATTCGCAGCCGCCGAACGACGAGTTCCCGATCTGCGCGAGGTCCTGCGTCACCCACTTGTTATATTCGAGCGCGATATCGGAGTCGGTGAGCGACGTGGTTGCGTAGATATAGAGATGCTTGAGCGCGCCGGCCATGCCGCTCGACGCTTGCGTGTCGAGATCCCATTCGTCCACGCCCGCCACGTCGGGGCTCGCGAGCCCGACCCGCACGACGCTCGCCGGAACCTGCGGCAGCCCGAAATGACTTTCGGCGACGCGCAGATCGCCGATCACCGACGAGACGTCTCCTTCGGCCATCACCGCGACCGACGTATTCGATCCGGCCGGCGTACTGCCGACGTCGTACGTCTTCCAGAACGTCGATGGATTGTAGTCGAAGCGAACGCACGTCGCCCCGGATCCGATGCCGCACGGAGTGATCGGCGCGGCGCGTACTTTCACGGCGTTATTGAGCCCGAGCACGGCGACCACGATGCCCGAGAGCGATTGCGGCACGAACGCCGGCGACGTGTTGGCGAAGACGTTCGTATTTTGCTGCGTGAACGCGTGCAGCGTGGTATCGAAAGCCTTCTGCACGATAGCCGACGTTGCGTCGGCGCTCACCAGCAGGTTGTTCGGCTCGACGGCGATGTTGGTGAACCCTTGACCGCGCAGATACGCCGTGACGGCAGCGACTTGTGCCGGCGTGGGCGCGTATTGCGCGTCGAACGCGGACGGATCGACCCTGGTGCCGCCGGCGACGGCGGCTTTGAGCCCGTCGGCATTGCGCAGCTGCAGGCCCAGCCGCACGGTTAGCGGAGTCGATGCGGCGAGGGCTCCCCGATCGCTCGCATTTGCAAGCTGCAGCGCTTGCGTACCCGTCGGTGCCCACCCGCTTGGAGCTGCCGCCGCCGCGGAGACGGCGCGGCTGGTCGCCGCGCCGGAGCTCGCCGGAGATTGCGATCCGATCGGCGGCAGCGAGCCGCCGTGGCCGGCGCACGCGGTCGCAGCCAACATGCCGGCGACCGCGAATGTTGCGCCGATACGCTTCGTCATGCGCATCCCTATTGTCCGATCTGCGCGTTGGCGATTGAGATATCGAAGCTGCCCAGTCCGGTCGTGTAATCGTAGCGTGGAAGTGCCGAATAGGTGACGTTGGAGCCGGTCAGCACGTCGTGGAATCCGCCGATCGGCTGCGTCGGCGGCGGTCCGAGCAGTGCGGTTCCCGGGGCGGCGTGCGCGTGATAGTTGTTATAGAAGAGCGGCGGCGCGAAGCCGAGCGTATTGTGGTGCGCCGTCTGCAGGCGAGCGAAAACGCCGGCCGCGAGTGGCGATGCGAGGCTCGTTCCGCCGGACGTGCAGGGCGTGCACGAACCGTTCACCGCCGAACCGGAGGTGTAGAGCAGCGCGCCGGATTCGAGCGAGGCATCCATCGCCACGTCGGGCAATCCGCGGAAGTTCTGACCCTGCGCGCTCACCGGTTGTTCGCTCGCTTCCCAATACGGGGAGTATTCGAACTGGCTCAACCCGCCGCCGCCGGCTTCCCAGGAGTTCTCGCCTTTGTAGGTGCCGTCGGCATTCGAAAACAGGTCGGTCCCGCCGACCGCGACGACGTACGGCGAAGCCGCCGGATATTCGACGAAGGGTGCGCCTGCCGGCACGCCATTGGGTACGCCGACTCCGCAGAAACCGCCGGAGTCGCCGGTCGAAACGAACATCGTTTGGCCTTGTGCGGCGCCTTCGAGCAAGATCTCGTCGTCAACGAGCATCGAGCCGTCGAGGTACGGACCGAACTCGCAGCCGCCGAACGACGAGTTGCCGATGTTCGTGCGGTGCTGCGTCACCCACTTGTTGTATTCCAGTGCGATATCGGAATCGGTAAGCGACGTGGTGTCGTAGAGATAGAGCGCCTTGAGGTTGCCGGCGATCCCGCTCGAATACGTCATGTCGAGCGTCCATTCATCGGCACCGGCCGTATCGGTGCTGGGCAGCCCGACGGGCACGACGTTCACCGGAACTTGCGGCAGGTTGAAATGCGATTCGTTGACGCGTAGATCCGCGATCGATGAGTTTACGTTGCCTTCGGCCATGATCGCGACGGCCGTATTCGAACCGGACGGCGTGTTCCCGGCGTCGTAGGTGATTTGGAAGGTGGCCGGGTCGTAAAAACGCACGCATGTCGGCGCGACCGGCGTATTGACGGACTTGATGCACGCCGTCGGTTTGAGCTGCGGCTTGGGTTTCATCATCTGCGCCGTGTTCAAGCCGAGCACGGCCACCACGGTTCCCGAAAGCGATTGCGGAACGTAAGCGGGCGCAACGTTTGCAAGCACCGTCGCGCCGTTCTGCGTGAAAGAGTGAATCGTGGTGTTGAAGGCTTTTTGCACTACCGCCGCCGTCGCGTCGGCGCTAACGAGCAGGTTGTTGGGCTCGACGCTCACGTTGGTGAAGCCTTGGCTCTGCAGGTACGACGTCACGCTTGCGACTTGCGCTTGCGTTGGTCCGTACTGGGTTGCGAGCGCCGATTGATCGATCGTTTGCCCGGAGGCGACGAGCGATTTGAGCGCATCGGCGTTGCGCATCTGGAGCCCGAGGCGCACGGTCATCGGCTTCGAACCCGATACGGCCCCGAGATCGCTTGCGTTGAGAAGGCCGACCGATTGGGTGGCCGTGGAAGCCCATCCGCTGGGTGCGGCCGCGACCGATTTAGCGGCGCGGCTATTGCCCGCGCCGACGGCGCTAGCTTGCGGCTGCGAACCGATAGGCGGCACGGCTCCGCCCCCGCCTTGACCCGAGCAGGCGGCCGTGGCTAAGCCGACCACCAGTGCTACGGCACTGAGTTTTTTCATGTGTTGCTCCCCCGGAAAGAAGTGTGCGAGTACTCCACCCCAGGCGAGCGTACGTCTAGCGCACCGGCCGAACCATACCAAAAATTGGGTAGAGGATTCGGCCTGCGGCCGAATCCGTCGCGTTCGGCCCGCTGGGCCGAGCCGCCCGTCGCGTTCGGCCCGCTGGGCCGAGCCGCGTTTTACGCGGTTTGCGTGGCTAGTAGCGCGTCGCCGAGGGCGGCTAGGATTTGGACGAGGTGATCGAAATCGGCTTGGGTGCTGCGGTGGTTGGTGATATTGGCGCGCAAGGCGCGCCGGCCGAAGATCGTAGTCGAGGAGAGCACGGCTTCGCCGCTCTCCTGCAGACGAATGGCCAGTTCGTCGTTGAAGCGATCGGACGCTTCATCGCTCGCCCCCGGGATGCGATAGCGAAAGCACACGATGTTGAGCGTGGCGGGTGCGAGTATTTCGAAGCGCGGATCCGCTTCGAGCAATCGCTGCAGGTAACGGGCCTGCTCGCAATTGCGTTCGATCGCTGCGGCCAGACGCCGAGAGCCGTGTTCCTTGATCGTGAACCAAACCTTGAGCGCGCGAAAGCCGCGCGAAAGATCGGTCCCGAAATCGGCGAACCACGGCGTGCCCGCCGCCAGTCCGCGCGGCATACGTGTGATATACGGGCCTTCGGTTGCAAACGTGGCGCGATGCAGGTCGCCGTCGCGCACCAGCACGCAGCCGGCGTCGTACGGCACGTGCAGCCACTTGTGAAAGTCGAAGGCGATCGAGTCGGCCGCTTCGATGCCGCGCAGCGCCGGCCGCAGCGTTTCGGAGAGATACGCGACCGCGCCGAACGCGCCGTCGACGTGAAACCACAGCCCCTCGCGGTGCGCGAGCGCGGCGAGTTCGTCGAGCGGATCGATCGCCCCCGTATCGACCGATCCGGCGGTTCCGACGATGAAGAACGGCACGTACCCGGCGGCGCGATCGCGGGCGATGCACTCG contains the following coding sequences:
- the glmU gene encoding bifunctional UDP-N-acetylglucosamine diphosphorylase/glucosamine-1-phosphate N-acetyltransferase GlmU; translated protein: MSVRAIVLAAGKGTRMKSAMPKVLHDLCGRPLLWHVLASLRRAGVDEIVVVSNPELDPLLADFGVASIVQQEQLGTGHAVQVALRQLEAREGGRVIVAYGDMPLVDDGIFEEILGALAGNGAGGAALAIVTATMPLPSNFGRVIRSGDGVERIVEVKDATPAELAVDEMNAGIYAFEESALRAGIAHLRNDNAQKEYYLTDMVEMFAQDGKRVVPIKSNDHLHVLGINDRVELAIARKELNARLCARYMRDGATIVDPETTYLEPELTIGRDTIVYPNTTIGRLSEIGERCVIGPNARLSNARLGDDVSVRESVVIDSTVGNHVRIGPFAHLRGNTELAADVHVGNFVEVKNSRLARGVKAGHLTYLGDATIGARSNIGAGTITCNYDGTTKHPTTIGENVFIGSNTSLVAPVTIGDGALTGASAVVIKDVAAGERVAGNPARPLPKKPAG
- a CDS encoding S53 family peptidase, whose protein sequence is MTKRIGATFAVAGMLAATACAGHGGSLPPIGSQSPASSGAATSRAVSAAAAAPSGWAPTGTQALQLANASDRGALAASTPLTVRLGLQLRNADGLKAAVAGGTRVDPSAFDAQYAPTPAQVAAVTAYLRGQGFTNIAVEPNNLLVSADATSAIVQKAFDTTLHAFTQQNTNVFANTSPAFVPQSLSGIVVAVLGLNNAVKVRAAPITPCGIGSGATCVRFDYNPSTFWKTYDVGSTPAGSNTSVAVMAEGDVSSVIGDLRVAESHFGLPQVPASVVRVGLASPDVAGVDEWDLDTQASSGMAGALKHLYIYATTSLTDSDIALEYNKWVTQDLAQIGNSSFGGCEFGPYLDGSMLVDDEILLQGAAQGQTMFASSGDTGSFCSVGTPNGVPAGAPLVEYPAASPYVVAVGGTTLLSNADASYEGELAWNAGGGGVSQFEYSPYWQQGVQPSNPSAAGAPVSLRGLPDIAMDADPNTGADVYVGGALTVIGGTSLSSPLAAGVYARLQSAHDNALGLGSPAFYKIYSQATPGAPVAGPPPTRAYGGFHDILTGGNGAYSALPGFDYTTGLGTFDVSATNATIGK
- a CDS encoding S53 family peptidase is translated as MKKLSAVALVVGLATAACSGQGGGGAVPPIGSQPQASAVGAGNSRAAKSVAAAPSGWASTATQSVGLLNASDLGAVSGSKPMTVRLGLQMRNADALKSLVASGQTIDQSALATQYGPTQAQVASVTSYLQSQGFTNVSVEPNNLLVSADATAAVVQKAFNTTIHSFTQNGATVLANVAPAYVPQSLSGTVVAVLGLNTAQMMKPKPQLKPTACIKSVNTPVAPTCVRFYDPATFQITYDAGNTPSGSNTAVAIMAEGNVNSSIADLRVNESHFNLPQVPVNVVPVGLPSTDTAGADEWTLDMTYSSGIAGNLKALYLYDTTSLTDSDIALEYNKWVTQHRTNIGNSSFGGCEFGPYLDGSMLVDDEILLEGAAQGQTMFVSTGDSGGFCGVGVPNGVPAGAPFVEYPAASPYVVAVGGTDLFSNADGTYKGENSWEAGGGGLSQFEYSPYWEASEQPVSAQGQNFRGLPDVAMDASLESGALLYTSGSAVNGSCTPCTSGGTSLASPLAAGVFARLQTAHHNTLGFAPPLFYNNYHAHAAPGTALLGPPPTQPIGGFHDVLTGSNVTYSALPRYDYTTGLGSFDISIANAQIGQ
- a CDS encoding aminotransferase class V-fold PLP-dependent enzyme, which gives rise to MLDPADWSAFRAQAHRALDDAIDFLHDVRERPVWRAVPEDVRAHLREPLPLEPSSFEDVYADFTESIMPYATGNIHPRFFGWVHGSGTPSGAIADLLAATMNSNVGGRDHGAVYVERQVIAWFAALYGWRASASGILVSGTSAANLIAVLVARTKALGPQVREDGLDQSTRKLVGYASAATHSCVRKAFETAGLGSAALRVLPVDERHRAQPQLVAECIARDRAAGYVPFFIVGTAGSVDTGAIDPLDELAALAHREGLWFHVDGAFGAVAYLSETLRPALRGIEAADSIAFDFHKWLHVPYDAGCVLVRDGDLHRATFATEGPYITRMPRGLAAGTPWFADFGTDLSRGFRALKVWFTIKEHGSRRLAAAIERNCEQARYLQRLLEADPRFEILAPATLNIVCFRYRIPGASDEASDRFNDELAIRLQESGEAVLSSTTIFGRRALRANITNHRSTQADFDHLVQILAALGDALLATQTA